From Ignavibacteriales bacterium, a single genomic window includes:
- a CDS encoding MFS transporter, whose protein sequence is MNRVLKFFATGRDAPLIEDQTRVSALYKKHRWRIMTAITFGYGIAYTCRLALSVVKKPLIDGGIFNAQELGLISSAIFYSYAFGKLTNGFLADHANLKRFLSFGILMSALINIAMGWTPLLWVWVVLWALNGWFQGIGAPSAMVSITNWFSNNERGRWYGFFSMGHPTGEGLTYVVIAGLVTLFGWRAGFMGPGLTCVAVAFIMHYLLQDRPKTLGLPLVADWRNDHGAPVVDTGQKAPSVWSLQKSILKLPSIWILALASSMMYVTRYAVVNWGILFLQETKGYSLVEAGSLLGLNTIAGLIGSLSYGYISDKFFHAKRPPVTLICGLLELLALSIIFLSPLASVTLLSFAFILYGFSISGLLVSLGGLFATDIAPKKAAGAAMGIIGVFSYLGAATQDLISGYFIEKGTTIVDGVRHYDFSSAIIFWVGASVLSLILATSLWKAKVSD, encoded by the coding sequence ATGAACAGGGTATTGAAGTTCTTTGCTACCGGTCGAGACGCGCCTCTGATCGAAGATCAGACACGTGTGAGTGCTCTTTATAAGAAGCATCGATGGCGGATCATGACGGCGATTACATTCGGCTATGGAATAGCATATACGTGCCGTCTCGCGTTGTCCGTCGTAAAGAAACCATTGATCGATGGCGGGATCTTCAATGCTCAGGAATTAGGACTGATCAGTTCGGCAATCTTCTATTCGTATGCATTTGGCAAACTGACAAACGGGTTTCTTGCAGACCACGCCAATCTCAAGAGGTTCCTCTCCTTCGGCATTTTGATGTCGGCTTTAATAAACATCGCCATGGGCTGGACTCCGTTACTCTGGGTCTGGGTGGTTCTCTGGGCCTTGAACGGCTGGTTTCAAGGGATTGGTGCTCCGTCCGCGATGGTGTCGATAACAAACTGGTTCAGCAACAATGAAAGAGGAAGATGGTATGGGTTCTTCAGTATGGGGCACCCCACCGGCGAGGGGTTGACATACGTTGTCATCGCAGGCCTGGTAACTTTGTTCGGTTGGCGTGCTGGTTTCATGGGCCCCGGACTCACCTGCGTGGCTGTCGCATTCATCATGCATTACCTGCTTCAGGATCGCCCGAAAACACTCGGACTACCTCTTGTGGCGGACTGGAGAAACGACCACGGAGCACCGGTGGTTGACACGGGACAGAAGGCGCCAAGCGTCTGGTCTCTTCAAAAATCCATTTTGAAGTTGCCCTCCATTTGGATTCTTGCCTTGGCGAGCAGCATGATGTACGTGACACGATATGCTGTGGTCAATTGGGGAATTCTCTTCCTGCAGGAGACCAAAGGCTACTCTTTAGTGGAGGCAGGTAGTCTCCTTGGGCTCAATACAATCGCTGGCCTTATCGGAAGCCTCAGCTACGGATACATATCCGACAAATTCTTCCACGCCAAACGTCCCCCTGTGACCCTGATCTGCGGTCTGTTGGAGCTTCTTGCCTTGAGCATCATTTTTCTCTCGCCATTAGCGAGTGTCACGTTGCTGTCATTCGCATTTATCCTCTATGGGTTCTCCATCAGCGGGCTGCTCGTTTCACTCGGCGGGCTGTTTGCCACTGATATAGCACCAAAGAAAGCCGCTGGGGCCGCAATGGGGATCATCGGGGTCTTCAGCTACCTTGGTGCTGCCACGCAGGACCTCATCAGCGGTTACTTCATCGAGAAAGGAACCACGATCGTCGACGGGGTCAGGCACTATGATTTCAGCTCGGCAATCATTTTCTGGGTGGGGGCTTCCGTCCTCTCCCTCATCCTTGCGACATCCCTGTGGAAAGCAAAAGTGAGCGACTAA
- a CDS encoding phytase has product MKRSKQNAMIWILTLGVVVGAFVLGCTKVTPTPQDQKKVIKPVVVTEQVKWDTDDPAIWVNPVDPAKSLIIGTDKNADGALYVFDLDGKIVPEKTVRGLKRPNNVDVEYGLILNGKPVDIAVATERESNKIRIFQVPEMKAIDNGGIDVFTGEKERGPMGISIYKRAKDGAIYAIVSRKSGPLDGYLWQYLLQDDGKGGIKGTKVRAFGLYSGKKEIESIAVDDKLGYVYYSDEQSCVRKYYADPDMPGAEKQLGTISVAGYLEDNEGISIYEVNDGTGYILVSNQSANKFHIYKREGEPGNPHDQKEVKVVDVSTTNSDGSDVTNVPLGPKFPMGLFVAMADDKTFQYYSWADIAGTDLVIAPNGVKKAK; this is encoded by the coding sequence ATGAAACGATCGAAACAGAATGCGATGATTTGGATTCTCACTCTCGGAGTTGTTGTGGGAGCGTTTGTGCTTGGATGCACCAAGGTGACGCCAACTCCGCAAGATCAGAAAAAAGTTATCAAACCCGTGGTCGTCACGGAGCAAGTGAAATGGGATACTGACGATCCTGCCATTTGGGTTAATCCTGTTGATCCGGCCAAGAGCCTCATTATCGGTACGGACAAGAATGCCGACGGTGCTCTGTACGTATTTGATCTCGACGGAAAGATCGTTCCGGAAAAGACAGTCAGGGGACTGAAACGACCAAATAATGTGGACGTAGAGTACGGCTTGATACTCAACGGCAAACCAGTCGACATCGCAGTCGCCACCGAGCGCGAGTCCAATAAGATTCGGATATTCCAGGTTCCCGAGATGAAAGCGATTGACAACGGTGGGATTGATGTGTTCACGGGAGAGAAGGAACGGGGGCCGATGGGTATCTCCATCTACAAAAGGGCCAAAGACGGTGCTATCTACGCAATTGTGAGCAGAAAAAGCGGACCGCTGGACGGATATCTCTGGCAGTATTTGCTGCAAGATGACGGCAAGGGAGGCATAAAAGGAACGAAGGTAAGGGCGTTTGGTCTCTACAGTGGCAAGAAAGAAATCGAATCCATCGCCGTTGACGACAAACTCGGCTACGTGTACTATTCTGACGAGCAGTCTTGCGTTCGCAAGTACTATGCTGATCCCGATATGCCGGGGGCCGAAAAACAGCTCGGGACGATCAGCGTCGCAGGATATCTGGAAGATAACGAAGGGATATCGATATACGAGGTCAACGATGGAACAGGCTACATCCTCGTTTCAAACCAAAGCGCCAACAAGTTCCATATCTACAAGCGTGAAGGTGAGCCCGGGAATCCGCACGATCAGAAGGAAGTGAAGGTTGTTGATGTATCGACGACGAACAGCGATGGTTCGGATGTGACCAATGTACCATTGGGTCCAAAGTTCCCAATGGGGTTATTTGTGGCGATGGCTGATGATAAGACGTTTCAGTATTACTCGTGGGCAGACATTGCAGGAACCGACCTGGTGATCGCTCCCAACGGAGTCAAGAAAGCAAAGTAG
- a CDS encoding PfkB family carbohydrate kinase: MATVKKKYDMVIFGNYTKDTIITPSGTRYLDGGGFNYGAHAARMLGLNVAAVTRLAKEDERVVNKLKNIGIDVFPFYTPSSTHMVLEYRSANPDDRILRCAKTAGSFTPDQFESLEARAFLMNGSIRGEIPLEVVRSLRKKDALLVADLQGFIRIIAPDTTLLHAPWPEKEEHLKLVDVLKTDAVEAESLTDESDIKKAATALAKMGPKEVVLTHKDGILVLADGIFYEAPWRNKSLIGRSGRGDTCIASYITKRLTEPPEVAIIWSAATTSLKMEAEGPFLRGESDVRDFMAKEYQSVGLA; encoded by the coding sequence ATGGCAACTGTGAAAAAGAAATATGACATGGTCATTTTCGGCAACTATACGAAGGACACCATCATCACACCGTCAGGTACGCGGTATCTCGACGGCGGAGGGTTCAACTATGGCGCCCATGCAGCGCGGATGCTTGGATTGAACGTCGCCGCGGTGACGCGCCTCGCGAAGGAAGATGAACGGGTTGTCAACAAGCTCAAGAATATCGGTATCGATGTGTTTCCTTTTTATACTCCTTCGTCGACACATATGGTGCTGGAATACCGCTCCGCAAATCCCGACGACAGGATACTTCGCTGCGCAAAGACTGCCGGTTCGTTTACACCGGACCAGTTTGAATCGCTCGAAGCCAGAGCGTTCCTGATGAATGGCTCTATCCGCGGGGAAATCCCGTTGGAGGTTGTGCGCTCGCTTCGAAAAAAAGACGCCCTCCTCGTTGCAGACCTGCAGGGCTTCATACGGATCATCGCACCAGACACCACGCTTCTCCACGCCCCGTGGCCGGAAAAAGAAGAACATCTGAAATTGGTCGATGTGCTCAAGACCGATGCCGTCGAAGCCGAATCACTCACCGACGAATCGGATATCAAGAAGGCCGCTACCGCTCTCGCGAAGATGGGTCCGAAGGAAGTGGTTCTGACGCACAAAGATGGAATCCTTGTGCTGGCAGATGGAATTTTCTACGAGGCGCCGTGGCGAAACAAGAGCTTGATCGGCAGAAGCGGCCGCGGGGATACCTGTATTGCTTCCTACATCACGAAAAGGCTGACGGAACCCCCGGAAGTGGCCATCATCTGGTCCGCCGCTACAACAAGCCTGAAGATGGAAGCCGAAGGCCCGTTCCTCCGCGGTGAGAGTGATGTTCGTGATTTCATGGCGAAAGAGTACCAATCAGTCGGTCTTGCCTAG
- a CDS encoding alcohol dehydrogenase catalytic domain-containing protein, which yields MNTMKALAYKAIGKIELEDRAVPKISAPNQVLVKVIACGICGTDVKILEGKHAVGVNAVLGHEFVGTVQEIGSAITTMKPGDRVAVDNSLRCGVCEFCRSGMSSQCEWLKDKSIGIFQDGGYAEYCVLPENACYKVPDSIDDITATQVETLGTVLNGMNIVQMQPWDSVVVLGFGPIGYLFSALADNVAARVMCTEIDPFRINVAKQLGVPVFNPNEIDIEKQVKTFTDGKGADIVIDAVGTQLENALNYVAPGGKVLAFGMDSSVKATITPNTITRKAIKVLGSYIGQNTCLPAIKILQSHKLNMAPFFTEVIRLEDGVSAFGKLGLDFATMKHIPKKAMKIVIKP from the coding sequence ATGAACACAATGAAAGCACTTGCGTACAAAGCCATTGGCAAGATCGAACTTGAAGACAGGGCCGTTCCTAAGATCTCAGCACCGAACCAGGTTCTCGTGAAGGTCATCGCCTGCGGGATATGCGGGACGGATGTCAAGATCCTGGAAGGAAAACACGCCGTCGGCGTAAATGCAGTCCTGGGCCACGAATTCGTCGGCACCGTCCAGGAGATCGGCAGCGCAATCACCACGATGAAACCCGGAGACCGCGTTGCAGTCGATAATAGTCTTCGCTGCGGCGTGTGCGAGTTCTGCCGGTCAGGCATGAGCAGCCAGTGCGAATGGCTGAAGGACAAATCCATCGGAATTTTCCAGGATGGAGGATATGCCGAATATTGTGTGCTCCCCGAAAATGCCTGTTACAAAGTGCCGGACTCAATCGATGACATCACCGCTACACAAGTGGAAACACTTGGCACCGTCCTTAACGGAATGAACATCGTGCAAATGCAGCCGTGGGACTCCGTCGTCGTGCTCGGCTTCGGACCGATCGGCTACCTGTTTTCTGCGCTGGCTGATAATGTGGCCGCGCGGGTGATGTGCACCGAGATCGATCCGTTTAGAATCAACGTCGCAAAGCAGCTCGGTGTGCCGGTGTTCAACCCGAACGAGATCGACATCGAGAAACAAGTGAAGACCTTCACAGACGGAAAGGGTGCCGACATCGTTATCGATGCGGTCGGAACTCAGCTCGAGAACGCACTGAACTATGTCGCCCCCGGGGGCAAGGTCCTCGCATTCGGCATGGACAGCAGCGTCAAGGCAACAATCACACCGAACACCATCACGCGGAAAGCAATCAAGGTTCTCGGGTCTTACATAGGTCAGAATACCTGCCTGCCCGCGATCAAGATCCTCCAGTCACACAAACTCAACATGGCTCCCTTCTTCACGGAAGTGATTCGTCTCGAAGATGGTGTGAGCGCTTTTGGAAAGCTGGGTCTCGATTTCGCGACGATGAAGCACATTCCAAAGAAGGCAATGAAGATCGTCATCAAGCCGTAG
- a CDS encoding TonB-dependent receptor, with the protein MATTTLPILRTSPHWILVLLVLAGIFMMPGTSWAQQTGQINGRITDADSKEYLPGANVMLKGTALGGSTDRNGLYRIFNVPAGEYELTVRYIGYEEQTVPVTVSAGSSLTKDVAMKSTVVELTGVVISGLRVGQNKALNIQKTSDNILNVVSQEQMQRLPDLNTAEILQRIPGVSIVRDQGEGRYVQIRGTDARLTSISVNGEKIIAPDAGQRYVGMDVISASQAASIEVSKTVTPDMDGDAVGGSVNIKTKSAFDSDKPFINVTAGSGTSAILGKTLWQGGFTVGTKFGPDNVLGIAITGNYDSWQRENWDLETTWDVKTIGGVTTNQVLTDIDLRNYRVSRERFNVAGNLDYQPSGNNSYFIRGMFNNRDDYEYRRSLYVRPSKGTFTTTTSVTKAKLYTTLKDRLERQNLFALSAGAIHKMGNLNLDYTVAYNEGGTKKHDETDPQFIMITTPNLTLDLSNPSRPQYTNTSTGTTFDQYNPDNFKFDQIKFNNDNATDRDYMGGVNAKYDFKLADHPSALKFGAKVHIREKVKNQDRWIYNWKGSSNLLMTPFIGDEATILDGTYRVGRVIDGDKNRAYFTPLKDVATGFMPKNNTWDHINSEGASFTADENTMAYYAMNTWNIDDLMIIAGVRHEFTDVSNSSNKILLGPGGTYLSTTKVEGKLNYNNFLPSLQFRYKLTPMSNVRVSYTNTLARPNFFDIVPYQQVDVDNLIVLQGNAGLLPTTATNLDLLAEQYFQGGGLVTAGVFYKHLNDIIFTQTTKIAGGAYDGYWLTQPVNGGNSSLVGFEFNFETQLRFLPVFLDGLGVAVNYAYTKSTADVGNRLTRSELPGQAANVGNFVISYEKYGFSGRYSIGYNGKFTEAIGIDAQRDRIYKEHMQMDFSASQDLFKGLQVYFEWINLNKEPMIYYQGDESHPLQQEFYSWWMHVGLKFKM; encoded by the coding sequence ATGGCTACAACCACCTTACCGATTTTGAGGACCTCTCCCCATTGGATCCTCGTCCTGCTTGTGCTCGCAGGTATCTTCATGATGCCGGGCACAAGTTGGGCTCAGCAGACTGGGCAAATCAACGGTCGAATTACTGATGCAGATTCAAAGGAATACCTGCCGGGAGCGAATGTGATGTTGAAAGGAACGGCTCTTGGTGGTTCGACGGATCGGAATGGACTGTACCGGATATTCAACGTTCCCGCGGGCGAGTACGAATTGACCGTGCGATACATCGGGTACGAGGAACAAACGGTACCCGTCACAGTTTCCGCCGGCAGTTCGCTCACCAAGGATGTGGCTATGAAATCCACCGTTGTCGAACTCACGGGTGTCGTCATCAGCGGGTTGCGGGTGGGGCAAAACAAGGCACTCAATATTCAGAAGACTTCGGATAATATATTAAACGTAGTCTCGCAGGAGCAAATGCAGCGCCTGCCCGATTTGAACACCGCTGAGATTCTGCAGCGCATCCCCGGTGTCTCGATCGTGCGCGATCAGGGGGAAGGCCGGTACGTTCAAATCCGCGGCACGGATGCCCGCCTCACTTCCATTTCCGTGAACGGTGAAAAGATCATCGCTCCCGACGCCGGACAGCGTTACGTCGGCATGGACGTGATCTCGGCCAGTCAGGCAGCCTCCATCGAGGTTTCGAAAACTGTGACCCCGGACATGGACGGTGATGCGGTCGGCGGATCTGTAAACATCAAGACAAAAAGCGCTTTTGACTCTGACAAACCGTTTATCAATGTCACCGCAGGCTCGGGCACCAGCGCCATCCTGGGAAAAACCTTATGGCAGGGTGGTTTTACGGTTGGCACAAAATTCGGCCCGGATAACGTTTTGGGCATAGCAATAACAGGCAACTATGACAGCTGGCAGCGCGAAAACTGGGACCTCGAAACCACCTGGGATGTCAAGACAATCGGTGGTGTGACCACGAATCAAGTATTGACGGACATAGATTTGAGGAACTACCGTGTATCGCGTGAGAGATTCAATGTGGCTGGCAATCTCGATTACCAGCCCAGCGGGAACAATTCGTACTTCATCCGCGGCATGTTCAATAACCGTGATGACTACGAATATCGCCGCAGCCTCTATGTCCGCCCTTCGAAGGGAACATTTACAACCACGACCAGCGTCACAAAAGCAAAATTGTACACCACACTCAAGGATCGCCTCGAGAGACAGAATCTCTTTGCACTTTCTGCGGGCGCGATTCACAAGATGGGAAATCTGAACCTTGATTACACTGTCGCCTATAACGAGGGAGGCACCAAGAAGCATGATGAAACCGATCCCCAGTTTATCATGATAACGACACCGAACCTAACCCTCGATTTGAGCAATCCGAGCAGACCCCAGTATACGAATACCAGCACGGGGACCACATTCGATCAATATAATCCCGACAACTTCAAGTTTGACCAGATCAAATTCAACAACGACAACGCAACGGACCGGGATTACATGGGTGGAGTGAATGCGAAGTATGATTTCAAGCTTGCGGATCATCCGTCAGCTTTGAAATTTGGCGCCAAGGTTCATATTCGTGAGAAAGTGAAGAATCAGGATCGATGGATCTATAACTGGAAAGGTTCCAGCAATCTGCTCATGACCCCCTTCATCGGCGATGAGGCCACTATCCTCGACGGAACCTACAGGGTAGGCCGTGTCATTGATGGCGACAAGAACAGGGCGTATTTCACTCCTCTGAAAGACGTAGCCACCGGATTCATGCCCAAGAACAACACGTGGGACCACATCAATTCTGAAGGGGCCAGCTTCACTGCAGACGAGAATACGATGGCCTACTATGCAATGAACACCTGGAACATCGACGACTTGATGATCATCGCGGGCGTTCGGCATGAGTTTACCGACGTGTCAAATTCAAGCAACAAGATCCTTCTTGGTCCGGGCGGCACGTATTTGTCGACGACGAAGGTAGAGGGGAAACTCAATTACAACAATTTCCTGCCTTCGCTGCAATTCCGGTACAAACTGACGCCGATGAGCAATGTCCGGGTGTCGTACACAAACACGCTTGCCCGTCCAAACTTTTTCGACATTGTTCCCTATCAACAGGTCGATGTCGACAATCTTATAGTATTGCAGGGTAATGCGGGCTTGTTGCCGACTACGGCCACGAACCTCGACCTCCTGGCAGAGCAATATTTCCAGGGGGGCGGCCTGGTTACAGCCGGCGTCTTCTACAAGCATTTGAACGACATCATTTTCACGCAAACCACGAAAATAGCCGGTGGTGCCTATGACGGATATTGGCTCACACAGCCGGTGAACGGCGGAAATTCTTCGCTCGTAGGTTTCGAATTCAATTTCGAAACGCAGCTGAGGTTCCTGCCAGTGTTCCTGGACGGGTTGGGTGTGGCAGTTAACTATGCCTATACCAAATCCACGGCGGATGTGGGCAACCGTCTGACGAGGTCGGAGTTGCCGGGTCAGGCAGCAAACGTTGGCAACTTCGTTATCAGCTATGAGAAATATGGTTTCTCAGGCCGCTACAGCATAGGCTACAACGGCAAGTTCACTGAGGCCATTGGAATTGATGCGCAACGCGACAGAATCTACAAAGAACACATGCAGATGGACTTCTCAGCGAGCCAGGACCTCTTCAAAGGGCTGCAAGTGTACTTTGAGTGGATCAACCTGAACAAAGAACCCATGATATACTATCAGGGTGATGAAAGCCATCCGCTGCAGCAGGAATTCTACTCGTGGTGGATGCACGTTGGTCTGAAATTCAAGATGTAA
- a CDS encoding GntR family transcriptional regulator, producing the protein MIVDKNSPIPQYFQLQTWLAEQIQEGIFKPQDRIPTEEELTQLTGLARATVRQAIQNLVGMGYLSRKKGLGTFVTIPQITTQKQTIVGIIVPDIRSGYAPELARGVEDKAAKSKHSLMVCSSDDLFIKAEFHANRLIENSVSGVIYVPTASPDAKNKMIVQKFKERDIPVVLADRSVPNLEIDHVTTDNLDGAYKMTTYLINKGHSKIAFVYSNIVSTERLRFDGYRKALSDHGIQYEPSIVVSHPGPFNDEQFTKYAQSILKQKKKFTAIFAAHDRIAFTFYAVARTMGISFPEDLSIVGYDDLGYHNFPLTTMHQPIYEMGEESMKLISTRIRGSKEGPKSIVLASHLIERDSVAQV; encoded by the coding sequence ATGATCGTCGACAAGAATAGCCCGATACCTCAGTACTTCCAGCTGCAGACGTGGCTCGCCGAACAGATTCAGGAGGGGATCTTCAAGCCGCAAGACAGGATACCCACTGAAGAGGAACTCACGCAGCTCACGGGTCTCGCACGGGCAACAGTGCGGCAGGCGATTCAGAACCTCGTGGGTATGGGCTATCTCAGCCGGAAAAAGGGGCTGGGGACATTCGTTACGATCCCGCAGATTACCACTCAAAAGCAAACAATCGTCGGAATTATCGTGCCGGATATCAGGTCGGGGTATGCCCCTGAACTCGCTCGTGGAGTGGAAGACAAAGCGGCGAAGAGCAAGCACAGCCTGATGGTGTGTAGTTCAGACGACCTTTTTATCAAGGCGGAGTTTCACGCGAACAGGCTGATAGAAAACTCTGTCAGCGGCGTCATTTATGTTCCGACCGCCTCACCGGACGCGAAGAACAAGATGATCGTTCAGAAATTCAAAGAGCGTGATATTCCGGTCGTGCTCGCCGATCGCTCAGTGCCCAACCTCGAGATCGATCACGTGACCACGGACAATCTTGACGGCGCGTACAAGATGACAACGTATCTCATTAACAAAGGGCACAGCAAGATTGCGTTTGTGTACAGCAACATCGTCAGCACTGAGCGCCTGCGCTTCGATGGATACCGGAAGGCTCTGAGCGACCACGGTATTCAGTACGAACCGTCCATTGTCGTCAGTCATCCTGGACCGTTCAACGATGAACAGTTCACAAAGTATGCACAGTCGATCCTGAAGCAGAAAAAGAAATTCACCGCCATCTTTGCGGCGCACGACAGAATTGCGTTCACGTTCTACGCTGTCGCAAGAACAATGGGAATCTCTTTCCCCGAAGATCTTTCCATCGTGGGCTATGATGATCTCGGCTACCATAACTTCCCGCTCACGACGATGCACCAGCCCATTTATGAAATGGGCGAGGAAAGCATGAAACTTATCAGCACCAGGATTCGCGGTTCCAAGGAGGGTCCGAAGTCCATCGTGCTGGCATCGCATTTAATAGAGAGAGATTCTGTCGCTCAAGTCTAA